One window from the genome of Streptomyces sp. NBC_01476 encodes:
- a CDS encoding TIGR03936 family radical SAM-associated protein, producing the protein MQRIRLRYTKRGRLRFTSHRDFQRAFERALRRADVPMAYSAGFTPHPKVSYANAAPTGVGSEAEYLEIGLAQPRDPEQLRLLLDASLPTGLDIVDAVEAHTSGLVERLEASVWQLRLDGVTPQEARRAVAAFLAAETVEVQRGTKNGIRTFDCRAAVTRFDVEDERDAGEVDEVDEVKDTEATEQGADRPQDGACAILRLVVRHLTPAVRPDDVLSGLRATADLAPPVPAAVTRLAQGPLDGESGTVTDPLAPDRDAVAVPAGSA; encoded by the coding sequence GTGCAGCGCATCCGCCTGCGCTACACCAAGCGCGGCCGCCTCCGGTTCACCAGCCACCGCGACTTCCAGCGCGCCTTTGAGCGGGCCCTGCGCCGCGCCGATGTGCCGATGGCGTACTCGGCGGGCTTCACCCCGCACCCGAAGGTGTCGTACGCGAACGCGGCGCCCACCGGCGTCGGCAGCGAGGCGGAGTATCTGGAGATCGGGCTCGCCCAGCCCCGCGATCCGGAGCAGCTGCGGCTGCTGCTCGACGCGTCACTGCCCACCGGGCTCGACATCGTCGACGCGGTCGAAGCACACACCTCGGGCCTGGTGGAGCGCCTGGAGGCATCCGTCTGGCAGCTGCGGCTCGACGGTGTGACACCGCAGGAAGCACGACGGGCGGTCGCGGCGTTCCTCGCCGCGGAGACCGTGGAAGTACAGCGCGGCACCAAGAACGGCATCCGCACCTTCGACTGCCGGGCCGCTGTCACGCGGTTCGACGTCGAGGACGAACGGGACGCCGGCGAAGTAGACGAAGTAGACGAAGTAAAGGACACAGAAGCCACCGAACAGGGTGCCGATAGGCCGCAGGACGGCGCCTGTGCGATACTGCGGCTGGTTGTGCGGCACCTGACACCTGCCGTACGGCCCGACGACGTACTGTCCGGCCTCCGAGCGACGGCCGACCTCGCGCCGCCGGTCCCCGCAGCGGTGACCAGGCTGGCGCAGGGGCCGCTCGACGGGGAATCCGGCACGGTCACCGACCCGCTCGCGCCTGATCGCGACGCTGTGGCGGTACCTGCCGGTTCGGCATAG
- a CDS encoding GNAT family N-acetyltransferase — translation MPQLIAPDPRVHRSFLAAMAEFAAERRGEASDNSMVGRDLRMWSRRWQDPAVFAEYAAAQRAEADPGGARPAGFVPCTNLWWAEGDEFLGRISVRHRLTTFLREYGGHIGYDMRPSARRRGHATAMLRATLPVAAGLGVDPALITCDTTNTASRKVIQACGGVFEDERGGKLRFWVPTALR, via the coding sequence ATGCCGCAGCTCATCGCGCCCGACCCCCGCGTCCACCGCTCCTTCCTCGCCGCCATGGCGGAGTTCGCCGCCGAGCGGCGCGGCGAGGCGTCGGACAACTCGATGGTCGGCCGGGACCTGCGGATGTGGTCGCGGCGCTGGCAGGACCCGGCGGTCTTCGCCGAGTACGCCGCGGCACAGCGCGCCGAGGCCGATCCGGGCGGGGCGCGGCCGGCGGGCTTCGTGCCGTGCACCAACCTGTGGTGGGCCGAGGGCGACGAATTCCTCGGCCGGATCTCGGTACGCCACCGCCTCACCACGTTCCTGCGCGAGTACGGCGGCCACATCGGCTACGACATGCGGCCCTCGGCGCGGCGCCGCGGCCACGCGACCGCGATGCTGCGCGCGACCCTGCCGGTCGCCGCCGGGCTCGGCGTCGACCCGGCCCTGATCACCTGCGACACCACCAACACCGCCTCCCGCAAGGTGATCCAGGCGTGCGGCGGCGTCTTCGAGGACGAACGCGGCGGAAAACTGCGCTTCTGGGTGCCCACGGCGCTCCGCTAG
- the lgt gene encoding prolipoprotein diacylglyceryl transferase: MLLASLPSPSTNGFHIGPLFVHFYALAYLVGIVLAVAVGRRRWKAVGGDPVLVDDMALWGVPFGILGGRLYFDLTTPKDIPPHWWGPLAVWDGGLGIWGGVALATVVCVWRLRAVGARVPLMMDALAPCLLIAQAVGRIGNYFNQELFGGPTSLPWGLRISPAFRPPGYLQDTTFHPTFLYELVWDLLLAGVLIWLGRTGKVRPGGLFALYVAGYSAFRIFEESLRVDYSQHFLGLRLNSYIATAVALAGLVWFAVLQRRAAAPAAPSAVPEKEPETEPETGEASGRHDGEAVPAHPDR, encoded by the coding sequence GTGCTGCTCGCCTCCCTCCCGTCCCCGTCGACGAACGGCTTCCACATCGGACCGCTCTTCGTCCACTTCTACGCGCTCGCGTACCTCGTCGGCATCGTGCTCGCCGTGGCCGTCGGGCGGCGCCGCTGGAAGGCCGTGGGCGGCGATCCGGTCCTCGTCGACGACATGGCGCTGTGGGGGGTGCCGTTCGGCATCCTCGGCGGCCGGCTCTACTTCGACCTGACCACCCCGAAGGACATCCCGCCGCACTGGTGGGGTCCGCTGGCGGTGTGGGACGGCGGGCTGGGCATCTGGGGCGGGGTCGCGCTGGCCACCGTGGTCTGCGTCTGGCGGCTGCGCGCGGTCGGCGCCCGGGTGCCGCTGATGATGGACGCCCTCGCCCCGTGCCTGCTGATCGCGCAGGCGGTCGGCCGGATCGGCAACTACTTCAACCAGGAGCTCTTCGGCGGACCGACGAGCCTCCCCTGGGGTCTGCGGATCTCCCCCGCCTTCCGCCCGCCCGGCTATCTGCAGGACACCACCTTCCACCCCACCTTCCTCTACGAGCTGGTCTGGGACCTGCTGCTGGCCGGCGTCCTGATCTGGCTGGGCCGGACCGGGAAGGTCAGGCCCGGCGGCCTCTTCGCGCTGTACGTGGCGGGCTACTCCGCCTTCCGCATCTTTGAGGAGTCGCTGCGGGTCGACTACTCCCAGCACTTCCTCGGACTGCGGCTCAATTCGTACATCGCCACCGCCGTGGCGTTGGCCGGGCTGGTCTGGTTCGCCGTCCTCCAGCGCCGCGCCGCCGCGCCCGCTGCTCCCTCCGCGGTACCGGAGAAGGAACCGGAAACGGAACCGGAGACGGGCGAGGCTTCCGGGCGGCACGACGGCGAGGCGGTCCCCGCGCACCCGGACCGCTGA
- a CDS encoding acyltransferase family protein has translation MVNFRLAVSGTDYLNADSPPSPFQHFWSLAVEEQFYLLWPLVLLLTWRAVRRTWLRVVPLVTLCAVSFALNVAVTETSASWAYFGSHTRFWELGTGALLAVFAGRLRQLPGWLAGPMTWAGLGMAAGAALWFDDSTPFPGWYALVPVLGAALVLAGGAVPARYGAGPLLSLRPVTWIGGLSYSWYLWHWPLLVIVPMALNRPPTVWLGLACCAVALGPAWLTLHLVENPVRFHPVFRGRPGRGLRLGAGLSVGAALTALVGAGFPPPISSGKPAPRLADALARAADPQARLTELLTTAGDSLPGNLAPALTAIKDRQSAVYRDGCHLGYGSTATPPCVYGDRTAARTVVLFGDSHAAQWFPALDRLAKEHHWKLVSLTKASCKVAAVTIVNQHQPYGSCDRWRANAPARIARLRPALVIAASSDAGDPFRPARDPHRQWTDGFGRTYRSLKRSGAEVLALIDTPWPERDAVDCAASYPLALANCSSDVTRARHDPAKPAEIRDAAARTGVSVLDPLPWLCGPDGTCPVVVGDTFVYRDDSHLAESYAEALAPLLGRELLTRYGADLGGHPMSG, from the coding sequence GTGGTGAACTTCCGGCTCGCGGTCTCTGGCACCGACTACCTCAACGCGGACAGCCCGCCCTCACCGTTCCAGCACTTCTGGTCGCTCGCGGTCGAGGAGCAGTTCTACCTGCTCTGGCCGCTGGTCCTGCTGCTCACCTGGAGGGCGGTCCGGCGGACCTGGCTGCGGGTCGTGCCCCTCGTCACGCTGTGCGCGGTCTCCTTCGCACTGAATGTGGCGGTGACCGAAACCTCCGCCTCCTGGGCGTACTTCGGCTCCCACACCCGCTTCTGGGAACTCGGTACCGGCGCCCTGCTTGCCGTCTTCGCGGGCCGGCTGCGGCAGCTGCCCGGGTGGCTCGCCGGGCCGATGACCTGGGCCGGTCTCGGCATGGCGGCCGGCGCGGCCCTGTGGTTCGACGACAGCACCCCGTTCCCCGGCTGGTACGCGCTCGTGCCGGTGCTCGGCGCCGCGCTGGTGCTGGCGGGCGGCGCTGTCCCCGCCAGGTACGGTGCCGGGCCGCTGCTGTCGCTGCGGCCGGTGACCTGGATCGGCGGCCTGTCGTACAGCTGGTACCTGTGGCACTGGCCGCTGCTGGTGATCGTGCCGATGGCGCTGAACCGGCCGCCGACCGTCTGGCTCGGCCTCGCGTGCTGCGCGGTCGCGCTCGGGCCGGCCTGGCTGACACTGCACCTGGTGGAGAACCCGGTGCGCTTCCACCCGGTGTTCCGCGGCCGGCCGGGGCGCGGCCTGAGGCTGGGGGCGGGACTGTCGGTGGGCGCCGCGCTGACGGCGCTGGTCGGGGCCGGTTTCCCGCCGCCGATCAGCTCGGGGAAGCCGGCGCCGCGGCTGGCGGACGCACTGGCCCGCGCCGCCGATCCGCAGGCCCGGCTGACCGAACTGCTGACCACGGCAGGCGACAGCCTGCCCGGCAATCTGGCACCGGCACTGACCGCGATCAAGGACCGGCAGTCCGCGGTCTACCGGGACGGCTGCCACCTCGGCTACGGGAGCACCGCCACCCCGCCCTGCGTCTACGGTGACCGGACCGCGGCCAGGACCGTCGTCCTCTTCGGCGACTCGCACGCCGCCCAGTGGTTCCCGGCGCTGGACCGGCTGGCGAAGGAGCATCACTGGAAACTGGTCTCGCTGACCAAGGCATCCTGCAAGGTCGCCGCCGTCACCATCGTCAACCAGCACCAGCCCTACGGCTCCTGCGACCGCTGGCGCGCCAACGCGCCGGCCAGGATCGCCCGGTTGCGCCCCGCGCTGGTGATCGCCGCCTCCTCGGACGCCGGCGACCCGTTCCGCCCGGCCAGGGATCCGCACCGCCAGTGGACCGACGGCTTCGGGCGGACGTACCGGTCGCTCAAGCGGAGCGGGGCCGAGGTGCTGGCCCTCATCGACACCCCCTGGCCGGAGCGCGACGCGGTCGACTGCGCCGCGTCCTATCCGCTGGCCCTGGCGAACTGCTCCTCCGACGTGACCAGGGCACGCCACGATCCCGCCAAGCCGGCCGAGATCAGGGACGCGGCGGCGCGCACCGGCGTCTCCGTGCTCGACCCGCTGCCCTGGCTCTGCGGCCCCGACGGGACCTGTCCCGTGGTGGTGGGGGACACCTTCGTCTACCGCGACGACAGCCACCTGGCCGAGTCCTACGCCGAGGCCCTGGCCCCGCTGCTCGGCCGGGAACTGCTCACCCGCTACGGCGCCGACCTCGGCGGCCACCCCATGTCCGGCTGA
- a CDS encoding arsenate reductase ArsC produces MSAPSVLFVCVHNAGRSQMAAAFLTHLAGDAVEVRSAGSTPAGAVNPAVVAAMAEAGIDISAETPKVLTVEAVRASDVVITMGCGDACPVFPGKRYLDWQLADPAGQGVEAVRPIRDEIERRIRGLLAEILA; encoded by the coding sequence GTGTCCGCTCCCTCCGTGCTCTTCGTCTGTGTCCACAACGCAGGCCGCTCCCAGATGGCCGCGGCCTTCCTCACCCACCTGGCCGGCGACGCGGTCGAGGTCCGCTCCGCCGGGTCCACGCCGGCCGGCGCCGTCAACCCGGCCGTCGTCGCCGCGATGGCCGAGGCCGGCATCGACATCTCCGCCGAGACCCCCAAGGTGCTCACCGTCGAGGCGGTCCGGGCGTCCGACGTCGTGATCACCATGGGCTGCGGCGACGCATGCCCGGTCTTCCCCGGAAAGCGTTACCTGGACTGGCAGTTGGCGGACCCGGCCGGGCAGGGCGTCGAAGCGGTGCGCCCGATCCGCGACGAGATCGAACGGCGGATCCGCGGCCTGCTCGCGGAGATCCTGGCCTGA
- a CDS encoding aquaporin has protein sequence MTAPLARRVAAEAVGTAGLVTVVVGSGIQAGRLSADAGVQLLANSLATALGLGVLIALLGPVSGAHFNPVVSAASWFTGRRTGDGLTVRELAGYVPAQIAGAVGGAVLADAMFAEPLVAWSGHDRSAGHLWLAEAVATAGLVLLVLGLGRTGRGSMAPAAVGSFIGAAYWFTSSTAFANPAVTVGRAFTDTFAGIAPASVGPFVAAQLGGAALGLALTAALFGGRTARTAQAPAAAHGDVELTAAAG, from the coding sequence ATGACCGCGCCCCTGGCCCGCCGGGTGGCGGCGGAAGCGGTGGGGACCGCGGGGCTGGTCACGGTGGTGGTCGGCTCCGGTATCCAGGCCGGCCGGCTCTCCGCGGACGCGGGCGTGCAACTGCTGGCCAACTCGCTGGCCACCGCCCTCGGCCTCGGCGTGCTGATCGCGCTGCTCGGCCCGGTCTCCGGCGCGCACTTCAACCCGGTGGTCTCCGCCGCGTCCTGGTTCACCGGCCGCCGGACCGGCGACGGCCTGACCGTAAGGGAACTGGCCGGGTACGTGCCCGCGCAGATCGCCGGCGCGGTCGGCGGAGCGGTGCTGGCCGACGCGATGTTCGCCGAGCCGCTGGTGGCGTGGTCCGGGCACGACCGGTCCGCGGGGCATCTGTGGCTCGCCGAGGCGGTGGCGACCGCGGGGCTGGTGCTGCTGGTCCTCGGCCTTGGCCGTACCGGCCGTGGTTCGATGGCGCCGGCCGCGGTGGGCTCGTTCATCGGCGCCGCGTACTGGTTCACCTCCTCCACCGCCTTCGCGAACCCCGCGGTCACCGTCGGCCGGGCGTTCACCGACACCTTCGCCGGAATCGCCCCCGCCTCGGTGGGGCCCTTCGTCGCCGCGCAACTCGGCGGCGCGGCGCTGGGCCTGGCGCTCACCGCGGCGCTCTTCGGCGGCCGGACCGCCCGCACCGCGCAGGCGCCCGCCGCGGCGCACGGCGACGTCGAACTCACCGCCGCCGCCGGGTGA
- a CDS encoding ArsR/SmtB family transcription factor, whose amino-acid sequence MSKQELVVLGRPDGCCGGLSSAPLDEEQAADLARVFKALGDPVRLRLLSMIASREGGEVCVCELTPAFDLSQPTISHHLKLLRQAGLVDCERRGTWVYYWALPAALERLAALLRVPQAVAPTA is encoded by the coding sequence ATGTCGAAACAAGAACTGGTGGTGCTCGGCAGGCCCGACGGCTGCTGCGGCGGTCTGTCGTCCGCGCCGCTGGACGAGGAACAGGCCGCCGACCTCGCGCGGGTCTTCAAGGCGCTGGGCGATCCGGTACGGCTGCGACTGCTGTCGATGATCGCCTCACGGGAGGGCGGGGAGGTCTGTGTCTGCGAGCTGACGCCCGCCTTCGACCTCTCCCAGCCGACGATCTCGCACCACCTGAAGCTGCTGCGCCAGGCCGGTCTCGTCGACTGCGAGCGGCGCGGCACCTGGGTCTACTACTGGGCGCTGCCCGCGGCCCTGGAACGGCTCGCCGCGCTGCTGCGCGTCCCGCAGGCCGTGGCGCCGACGGCATGA